Proteins encoded within one genomic window of Brassica rapa cultivar Chiifu-401-42 chromosome A09, CAAS_Brap_v3.01, whole genome shotgun sequence:
- the LOC103841155 gene encoding SEC12-like protein 1 — MEKEEARQGESGHVVCGSWIRRPKKVNWAIIARASKRRGSSSPALLNIFSFDPITTSLSSSPLAIHELKESDGDPVAISVHPGGDYFVCSTSKGGCKLFEIVGGAMCVTILAKELPPLQNAGLQKCMAFSFDGSKLATGGVDGCLRIMEWPNLTVILDEPKAHKSIRDMDFSLDSEFLATTSTDGSARIWKAEDGFPLSTLERSGDENIELCRFSKDGTKPFLFCAAQRGDVPVVNVYDISTWKKLGFKKLSRKSASTMAVSLDGKYIALGGKDGDISVAEVKTMEIYHYSKRLHLGQTIASLEFCPSERVMLTTSSEWGEMVTKLTVPKEWKEWQIYALLFCLFMASVVLAYVFFENSDSFWKLPMGKDQRRPKISLFGDSSTTPAEDHNKWNLDL; from the exons atggagaaagaagaagcGAGGCAGGGTGAAAGTGGGCATGTGGTGTGCGGATCATGGATTCGTCGCCCCAAGAAAGTCAACTGGGCCATCATCGCCAGAGCTTCCAAACGCCGCGGCTCCTCCTCTCCCGCTCTCCTCAACATCTTCTCTTTCGATCCCATCACCACTTCCCTCTCCTCCTCCCccttg GCAATACATGAGCTTAAGGAGAGTGATGGTGATCCTGTAGCAATCTCGGTGCATCCTGGTGGTGATTATTTTGTTTGCTCTACCTCCAAAGGTGGTTGCAA GTTGTTTGAGATCGTTGGAGGAGCAATGTGTGTTACCATCTTAGCCAAAGAACTCCCTCCTCTTCAAAATGCTGGACTACAGAAATGTATGGCCTTCAGCTTTGACGGGTCTAAATTAGCTACTGGAGGAGTG GATGGGTGTCTCAGAATCATGGAGTGGCCAAACCTAACTGTAATTTTGGATGAGCCAAAGGCACACAAATCCATTCGTGATATGGATTTCAG TCTTGACTCAGAGTTCTTAGCTACAACATCAACCGATGGATCAGCTAGAATATGGAAAGCGGAAGATGGTTTTCCTTTGTCAACTTTGGAACGTAGTGGG GATGAAAACATTGAACTGTGCCGGTTCTCTAAAGATGGGACAAAACCTTTTCTGTTCTGTGCTGCTCAAAGag GTGATGTTCCTGTGGTGAATGTTTACGACATTAGTACATGGAAGAAGCTTGGGTTCAAGAAGCTGTCAAGGAAGAGTGCATCGACAATGGCAGTGAGCTTGGATGGCAAATATATTGCTTT ggGTGGCAAAGATGGAGATATATCCGTCGCTGAAGTTAAAACAATGGAGATCTACCACTACAGCAAGAGGCTGCATCTTGGTCAAACCATTGCTTCACTTGAGTTCTGCCCTAGTGAAAG GGTAATGCTGACAACATCGAGTGAATGGGGTGAGATGGTGACCAAACTCACTGTACCAAAGGAGTGGAAAG AGTGGCAGATATATGCGCTATTGTTTTGCTTGTTCATGGCGTCAGTGGTACTTGCATACGTATTCTTCGAGAACTCTGATTCGTTTTGGAAGTTACCAATGGGGAAAGATCAAAGAAGACCAAAGATAAGTCTTTTTGGAGATTCATCCACTACGCCTGCTGAGGATCATAATAAGTGGAACTTGGACCTATAG
- the LOC103848533 gene encoding 30S ribosomal protein 2, chloroplastic: MATFLTPLVSIKPTVFSFPSQSVTSPHRQTSVLSLKPFPSLAGAQSSRVRFIPHAVETEEKPASDPNAESSRRVYIGNIPRTVDNEQLSKLVEEHGAAENVQVMYDKYSGRSRRFGFATMKSVEDANAVIDKLNGTTIEGREVKVNITEKPIASSSSPDLSLLQSEDSAFVDSPYKVYVGNLAKTVTKQMLENLFSEKGKVVSAKVSRVPGTSKSSGFGFVTFSTQEDVEAAILALNNSLLEGQKIRVNKA, from the exons ATGGCTACGTTCCTCACACCTCTTGTTTCAATCAAACCTACAGTCTTCTCATTCCCGTCCCAATCCGTCACCTCCCCACACAGACAAACCAGTGTACTCTCACTCAAACCGTTTCCTTCTCTCGCGGGAGCACAGAGCTCCAGGGTGAGATTCATTCCCCACGCGGTGGAGACTGAAGAAAAACCCGCTTCAGACCCTAACGCAGAGTCCTCAAGGCGTGTCTACATCGGAAACATACCCAGAACTGTGGATAACGAACAGCTCTCAAAACTCGTCGAAGAACACGGCGCCGCTGAAAATGTTCAG GTGATGTATGATAAGTATTCAGGAAGAAGCCGTAGGTTTGGATTCGCTACAATGAAATCAGTTGAAGATGCCAATGCTGTGATTGACAAGTTAAATGGCACT ACCATTGAAGGGCGTGAGGTGAAGGTTAACATCACGGAGAAACCTATAGCGTCATCATCGTCTCCTGATTTGTCATTGCTTCAGTCTGAGGATTCGGCGTTTGTAGATAGTCCTTATAAAGTGTATGTAGGGAATCTAGCAAAGACTGTTACTAAACAGATGCTTGAGAATTTGTTTTCTGAGAAAGGGAAAGTAGTCAGTGCCAAGGTTTCAAGAGTGCCTGGCACTTCCAAATCCTCTGGGTTTGGGTTTGTGACATTTTCTACACAAGAGGATGTTGAAGCTGCCATTTTGGCTCTAAACAACTCT TTGTTGGAAGGACAGAAGATTCGGGTGAATAAGGCATAG
- the LOC103841152 gene encoding phosphoglucan phosphatase DSP4, chloroplastic isoform X1 has product MNCLQNLPRSSVSPLLGFGGNQRDPSSSSLKMLLPIRANDPKLRLVLQAVSDSKSSTDMSGGVSKEEEEKSDEYSQDMTQKMGAVLTYRHELGMNYNFLRPDLICGSCLQTPEDVDKLRKIGVKTIFCLQQDPDLEYFGVDIRSIQAYAKTFTDIEHIRCEIRDFDAFDLRMRLPAVVSTLYKAVKRNGGVTYVHCTAGMGRAPAVALTYMFWVQGYKLMEAHKILMSKRTCFPKLDAIRNATIDILTGLKKKTVTLTLKDKGFSTVEISGLDIGWGQRIPLTLDKRTGFWSLKRELPEGQFEYKYIIDGEWTHNEQEPFTGPNKDGHTNNYAKVVYDPTSVDGATRERLTREDPELLEDERLKLVQFLETCSEAEV; this is encoded by the exons ATGAATTGCCTTCAGAATCTTCCTAG ATCTTCAGTCTCACCTTTGTTGGGCTTTGGGGGCAATCAGAGAGatccttcttcgtcttctttgaAGATGCTG CTTCCCATCAGAGCCAATGATCCTAAATTGCGACTTGTTTTACAG GCGGTATCAGATTCGAAATCCAGCACAGATATGAGTGGTGGTGTTTccaaggaggaggaagagaaatCTGATGAATATAGCCAAGACATGACTCAAAAAATGGGTGCTG TATTAACCTACAGGCACGAGTTAGGAATGAACTACAACTTTCTTCGTCCAGATTTAATCTGTGGATCTTGCTTACAG ACTCCTGAAGATGTTGACAAGCTCCGTAAAATTGGAGTTAAAACCATATTTTGCTTGCAACAAGATCCTGACTTGGA ATATTTTGGAGTAGATATAAGGAGCATTCAAGCATATGCTAAGACATTTACTGATATTGAACATATTCGCTGCGAGATAAG AGACTTTGATGCATTTGATTTGAGAATGCGTCTACCTGCTGTGGTTAGTACACTGTACAAAGCTGTTAAGCGTAATGGAGGAGTTACATACGTTCACTGCACTGCTGGAATGGGAAGGGCTCCTGCTGTTGCG TTGACATACATGTTCTGGGTGCAAGGCTATAAACTTATGGAAGCGCATAAAATACTTATG AGCAAACGAACATGCTTTCCAAAGCTGGATGCTATCAGAAATGCAACAATTGACATT CTCACAGGACTCAAGAAGAAGACTGTTACTCTGACACTGAAAGACAAGGGTTTCTCCACAGTAGAAATATCTGGCCTTGACATCGGATGGGGACAG AGGATACCTCTGACACTGGACAAGAGAACAGGATTCTGGAGCCTGAAGAGAGAATTGCCT GAAGGACagtttgaatataaatatatcatagATGGGGAATGGACACACAATGAGCAAGAGCCGTTTACAGGACCTAACAAAGATGGTCATACCAATAACTACGCAAAA GTAGTGTATGATCCGACTAGCGTGGATGGAGCAACTAGAGAGAGGTTGACGAGGGAAGACCCTGAGCTTCTTGAGGACGAACGCTTGAAACTAGTCCAGTTCTTGGAGACTTGTTCTGAGGCAGAGGTTTGA
- the LOC103841154 gene encoding replication protein A 70 kDa DNA-binding subunit A encodes MANSRVLLADLKAGRCSNVAEVRLLRFWEARNVRKGGELMSVDMLFVDENSTLTQGSVGANHQLRFRDRLSEGSLYTLTGFDVTRSNTNFRLSDAPFSIRFNEGTELDKIPTSVRPIPTELFRFMPYSQILELANTGKQLPDIIGELSAIRSTITDRLPGARRVMLTLLLESGENVCVSMFDSMALAFHTKLDSYGREPRVIIVTSVNPKIVGGRLFLNGTSGTHLYFDSETSAGKELFDTLPGHGADPGSSISKVVHAQKVEPMTISELNKFITTADSQIIEFLCTAEVTGIQLDDGWCYIGCSGCSKKLIREISSFTCVSCNETNAVAALRYRVKLSVSDHTDSASFLSFDMEMAKLTNIQASEAAQIVGIGVDAQVDTELPRSLADIVGKTYTFQLKLNDFNFSSKHQTFTISRIFPERLLAPMPAFVVAEGADVPDDAPPEIVAQPPNANVGTTSTGADSPASTDASAAKRPPTAKDQDDVDKTAPKKAHVE; translated from the exons ATGGCGAATTCTCGAGTACTTCTTGCCGATTTGAAAGCAGGTCGCTGTTCAAACGTTGCGGAGGTCCGGCTGCTCAGGTTCTGGGAGGCCAGAAATGTTAGGAAAGGGGGAGAGCTGATGAGTGTTGATATGCTCTTTGTTGATGAAAAT TCAACGCTAACGCAAGGATCGGTTGGGGCGAACCATCAGCTAAGGTTCAGAGATCGTCTCAGTGAAGGCTCTCTCTACACGTTAACCGGATTTGACGTCACACGCAGCAACACGAATTTCCGTTTGTCTGATGCTCCTTTCTCGATCCGGTTCAATGAAGGAACCGAACTTGATAAGATTCCAACGTCTGTTAGGCCCATACCTACGGAGCTTTTCAGGTTCATGCCATACAGCCAGATACTTGAGCTCGCAAACACTGGCAAGCAGCTTCCCG ACATAATAGGGGAGTTGAGTGCAATCAGGAGCACAATCACAGACCGTTTACCAGGGGCACGGCGTGTCATGCTAACTCTGCTTCTTGAAAG TGGTGAGAACGTTTGTGTGAGTATGTTTGACTCTATGGCTCTTGCCTTTCATACCAAACTTGACAGTTATGGGAGGGAGCCCAGAGTTATAATTGTTACTAGCGTCAATCCTAAGATAGTTGGTG GTCGTCTGTTTTTGAATGGTACTTCCGGCACACATCTTTACTTTGACTCTGAGACATCCGCCGGAAAAGAATTGTTTGACAC GTTGCCAGGTCATGGGGCAGACCCAGGATCATCTATTTCGAAGGTCGTTCATGCACAGAAGGTTGAGCCAATGACAATCTCCGAGCTTAACAAGTTCATTACCACTGCTGATTCACAG ATAATAGAGTTTCTTTGCACCGCTGAGGTCACTGGTATCCAGCTAGATGACGGTTGGTGTTATATTGGCTGCTCCGGTTGCTCAAAGAAACTTATCCGGGAGATATCCTCTTTCACATGTGTTTCATGTAATGAAACTAATGCTGTTGCTGCTCTTAG GTACCGAGTGAAGTTGTCTGTGTCAGACCACACTGACAGCGCATCTTTCCTATCTTTTGATATGGAAATGGCTAAACTAACTAACATTCAAGCTTCTGAGGCTGCTCAAATTGTG GGGATTGGTGTTGATGCTCAGGTTGACACGGAGCTTCCTCGGTCTCTTGCTGATATTGTTGGAAAGACCTACACCTTTCAGCTCAAATTGAATGATTTCAATTTCTCCTCCAAGCACCAAACATTCACCATCTCTCGCATCTTTCCGGAGCGACTGCTTGCACCCATGCCTGCCTTTGTCGTTGCT GAAGGAGCAGATGTTCCCGACGATGCACCTCCTGAGATAGTGGCTCAACCACCAAATGCCAACGTTGGAACCACTTCCACTGGAGCAGACAGTCCAGCTTCAACTGATGCTTCAGCTGCTAAACGTCCACCAACGGCCAAGGACCAAGATGATGTTGACAAGACTGCCCCAAAGAAGGCACATGTGGAATGA
- the LOC103841150 gene encoding clustered mitochondria protein, with amino-acid sequence MAGKSNKSKAKRAAAQSSAANPTDSAPQSDVPAAPAPASVPDNGTVDNAVEATVPETNEVPPPVPNADDSESQAVAASNDDQPKQGELRLYPVSVKTQSGGKMELQLNPGDSVMDIRQFLLDAPETCYFTCYELLLRNKENETHHLEDYNEISEVADITTGGCSLEMIAALYDDRSIRAHVHRARDLLSLSSLHSSLSTTLALKYDAALNKAQNPGDKPNVPELDCLGFMDDVPASLRKLISSPTEDIKCVESIVFSSFNPPPSHRRLVGDLIYLDVVTLEGNKYCITGTTKVFYVNSSGGNILDPRPSKSGFETATLIGLLQKLSSKFKKAFREVMEKKASAHPFENVQSLLPPHSWLRPYPVPDHKRDAARAEEALTISYGSELIGMQRDWNEELQSCREFPHATPQERILRDRALYKVSSDFVDAALNGAIGVISRCIPPINPTDPECLHMYVHNNIFFSFAVDADIEQLSKKRPSSNMAEKIPSSDKVPCKEGTCDGEHNAELNCCSEAPLVENEQATYASANNDLKGTKLYQEADVPGLYNLAMAIIDYRGHRVVAQSVLPGILQGDKSDALLYGSVDNGKKICWNEDFHAKVLEAAKLLHIKEHDVIDASENVFKLAAPVECKGIVGSDNRHYLLDLMRVTPRDANYTGPESRFCVLRPELITSFCQAESQSKRKTKTDEGTDIVPDPSDVSVDTSKTDDELSHGEENGASTSEKTVAEKQDTTADSAARSSESSKLCDEITFNPNVFTDFKLGGTQEEIAADEENVKKVSSYLVDVVLPKFIADLCALEVSPMDGQTLTEALHSHGVNVRYIGRIANGVKHLPHLWDLCLNEITVRSAKHILKDILRDIEDHDIGAAVSHFLNCLFGNVTGGKASTNNVNAKNQKKGQGRGKGKASAKKSLASYMMVDSNILWSDIQEFAKAKFEFELPEQARTTAKNVPVLRNLCQKVGISVAARKYDFGSTSPFDASDVLDLRAVVKHSVPVCSEAKTLVEMGKVQLAEGMLSESYTFFSEAFSILQQVTGPMHREVANCCRYLAMVLYHAGDMAGAIMQQHKELIINERCLGLDHPDTAHSYGNMALFYHGLNQTELALQNMGRALLLLGLSSGPDHPDVAATFINVAMMYQDMGKMDTALRYLQDALKKNERLLGPEHIQTAVCYHALAIACNSMGLFKLSQQHEKKTYDILVKQLGENDSRTKDSQNWMKTFEMREVQKTAQKQKGQAVDAANTKKAIDLLKSRPDLIQAFQNAAAAERANTLNEAQPRGRGFDERAARAAAEVRKKAAAKGLLVRPQSGVPVQQLSQLINPGTAASSKKSGENGEAKKVEEKKETSGNGKTTNVAAPAGLGAGLASLDKKKQKAKK; translated from the exons AGAGTGGCGGTAAAATGGAGCTACAA ttgaaCCCTGGAGACTCAGTGATGGATATAAGGCAGTTCCTTCTTGATGCCCCGGAGACATGCTACTTCACTTGCTACGAGTTGTTGCTCCGCAATAAGGAGAATGAGACTCACCATCTTGAAGATTACAATGAGATCTCTGAAGTTGCTGACATCACAACTGGTGGTTGTTCCTTGGAAATGATTGCTG CGTTGTACGATGATAGATCTATCAGGGCTCACGTTCACCGAGCTAGAGACCTCCTTTCGCTTTCTTCGCTCCACTCCTCCCTGTCAACTACGCTTGCCTTGAAGTATGACGCAGCACTGAACAAAGCTCAGAATCCTGGAG ACAAACCCAACGTCCCAGAGCTTGATTGCCTCGGTTTCATGGACGATGTACCTGCCTCGCTCAGGAAGTTGATCAGTTCTCCAACGGAAGATATCAAATGTGTGGAGAGCATTGTCTTCTCGTCCTTCAACCCTCCTCCAAGCCACAGAAG GCTTGTAGGAGACTTAATCTATTTGGATGTTGTGACGCTTGAAGGTAACAAATACTGTATCACGGGCACAACAAAGGTCTTTTACGTTAATTCTAGCGGCGGCAATATTCTCGACCCAAGGCCGAGTAAATCTGGGTTCGAAACAGCTACACTCATTGGTTTATTGCAAAAACTTAGCTCTAAGTTTAAAAAAG CTTTCCGTGAGGTCATGGAAAAGAAAGCCTCTGCACATCCCTTTGAAAATGTTCAATCGCTTTTGCCGCCACACTCATGGCTAAGACCGTATCCTGTTCCCG ATCACAAGCGCGATGCTGCCAGAGCAGAAGAAGCACTGACCATTTCCTATGGTAGTGAGCTGATTGGTATGCAAAGAGATTGGAACGAAGAGTTGCAATCCTGCAGGGAGTTCCCTCACGCTACTCCTCAGGAGAG GATCTTACGTGACAGAGCTCTTTACAAGGTTTCTTCTGACTTTGTCGATGCGGCTCTTAACGGGGCAATTGGTGTAATCAGCCGATGTATACCACCCATTAATCCAACTGATCCAGAGTGTCTGCACAT GTATGTGCACAACAATATCTTTTTCAGCTTTGCTGTTGATGCGGACATTGAACAGCTATCCAAGAAACGTCCCTCAAGTAATATGGCTGAGAAAATACCCTCATCTGATAAGGTTCCCTGCAAAGAAGGAACATGCGATGGAGAACACAATGCAGAGCTTAACTGCTGTAGTGAGGCTCCTCTTGTAGAGAATGAGCAGGCAACCTATGCCTCAGCAAACAACGACTTGAAAGGCACAAAGTTGTATCAAGAAGCAGATGTACCAGGGTTATATAATCTGGCTATGGCCATTATTGACTACAGAGGTCATCGGGTTGTTGCTCAG AGTGTTCTACCAGGTATCCTTCAAGGGGATAAATCAGATGCGCTTTTGTATGGTTCAGTCGATAATGGCAAGAAAATATGCTGGAATGAAGATTTTCATGCTAAG GTGCTTGAGGCTGCAAAACTTCTTCACATAAAGGAACATGATGTTATTGATGCTTCCGAGAATGTCTTCAAGTTAGCTGCACCAGTGGAGTGCAAGGGGATTGTTGGGAGTGACAACAGACATTATCTTCTGGACTTAATGAGAGTGACGCCTCGGGATGCTAATTACACGGGTCCAGAGTCACGCTTTTGTGTACTAAGACCAGAACTTATCACTTCATTTTGCCAG GCTGAATCTCAATCAAAACGTAAAACCAAGACTGATGAAGGGACGGATATTGTTCCTGATCCTTCTGATGTTAGTGTTGATACTTCTAAGACGGATGATGAATTGAGCCATGGAGAGGAAAACGGAGCGTCAACTTCTGAG AAAACTGTTGCAGAAAAGCAAGATACCACTGCCGATTCTGCAGCCAGATCATCTGAAAGTTCCAAACTATGTGATGAAATAACATTTAACCCTAATGTTTTCACTGACTTCAAATTAGGTGGCACGCAAGAG GAGATAGCTGCTGATGAAGAAAATGTGAAGAAAGTTAGTTCATACCTTGTGGATGTGGTGCTTCCAAAATTCATAGCAGATCTTTGCGCTCTTGAAGTTTCCCCAATGGATGGTCAAACTTTGACTGAAGCACTCCATTCTCATGGTGTCAATGTTCGTTACATTGGAAGG ATTGCTAATGGAGTGAAGCATTTACCTCATTTGTGGGATCTTTGTTTGAATGAAATTACCGTAAGATCTGCCAAGCACATTCTCAAG GACATTCTAAGAGATATAGAGGATCACGATATTGGTGCAGCAGTCTCACATTTCTTAAATTGTCTCTTCGGAAATGTTACTGGAGGAAAAGCTAGCACCAACAACGTGAATGCTAAAAATCAAAAGAAG GGTCAAGGAAGAGGGAAAGGAAAAGCTTCTGCAAAGAAAAGTCTCGCATCTTATATGATGGTTGATTCCAACATTCTATGGTCTGACATTCAAGAGTTTGCCAAAGCCAAGTTTGAG TTTGAGTTGCCCGAGCAGGCGAGAACTACAGCTAAAAATGTACCTGTACTCCGTAACCTTTGCCAGAAG GTTGGCATCAGTGTTGCCGCTCGTAAATACGACTTTGGTTCTACCTCGCCTTTTGATGCGTCAGATGTGTTGGATCTTCGTGCTGTTGTTAAGCATTCTGTCCCTGTATGCTCTGAGGCTAAAACTCTCGTTGAGATGGGGAAGGTCCAACTCGCTGAG GGCATGCTTAGCGAGTCCTACACGTTTTTCTCAGAGGCGTTTTCGATACTTCAACAG GTGACTGGTCCAATGCACAGGGAAGTTGCAAACTGCTGCAG GTACCTTGCCATGGTTTTGTACCATGCTGGAGATATGGCTGGTGCCATAATGCAGCAACACAAGGAACTAATCATAAATGAGCGTTGCCTTGGTTTGGACCATCCTGATACTGCTCACAG CTATGGCAATATGGCTCTATTCTATCATGGGCTGAATCAGACAGAGCTCGCTCTACAGAACATGGGCCGTGCCTTGCTTTTACTTGGCCTTTCATCTGGCCCTGATCATCCAGATGTTGCAGCCACATTTATAAATGTTGCCATGATGTATCAAGATATGGGCAAGATGGACACAGCTCTACGCTATCTTCAAGACGCTTTGAAGAAAAACGAGAGGCTTCTTGGTCCGGAACACATTCAGACTGCAGTATGCTACCACGCTCTTGCCATTGCGTGCAACAGCATGGGTTTATTCAAGCTCTCACAACAG CATGAGAAGAAAACCTATGATATACTTGTCAAACAATTGGGAGAGAATGATTCCAGAACAAAAGACTCTCAAAACTGGATGAAGACTTTTGAGATGCGTGAGGTTCAGAAGACTGCACAAAAGCAGAAAGGACAGGCAGTCGATGCGGCCAACACGAAAAAGGCTATCGATCTCTTGAAG TCACGTCCAGACCTGATACAGGCGTTCCAAAACGCAGCAGCGGCAGAGAGGGCTAATACTCTGAACGAGGCTCAACCTCGGGGCAGAGGTTTTGATGAAAGAGCGGCTCGTGCTGCAGCTGAAGTTAGGAAGAAGGCAGCTGCTAAGGGGCTACTGGTTCGTCCCCAGAGTGGTGTTCCAGTGCAACAGCTATCTCAACTGATCAATCCAGGAACTGCAGCTTCTTCTAAGAAAAGTGGCGAAAATGGGGAGGCCAAAAAggtagaagagaagaaagaaacctCTGGAAACGGGAAAACAACGAACGTGGCGGCTCCTGCAGGGTTGGGAGCTGGCTTAGCATCATTGGATAAGAAGAAGCAAAAAGccaaaaagtaa
- the LOC103841152 gene encoding phosphoglucan phosphatase DSP4, chloroplastic isoform X2, which produces MNCLQNLPRSSVSPLLGFGGNQRDPSSSSLKMLLPIRANDPKLRLVLQAVSDSKSSTDMSGGVSKEEEEKSDEYSQDMTQKMGAVLTYRHELGMNYNFLRPDLICGSCLQTPEDVDKLRKIGVKTIFCLQQDPDLEYFGVDIRSIQAYAKTFTDIEHIRCEIRDFDAFDLRMRLPAVVSTLYKAVKRNGGVTYVHCTAGMGRAPAVALTYMFWVQGYKLMEAHKILMSKRTCFPKLDAIRNATIDILTGLKKKTVTLTLKDKGFSTVEISGLDIGWGQRIPLTLDKGTGFWSLKRELPEGQFEYKYIIDGEWTHNEQEPFTGPNKDGHTNNYAKVVYDPTSVDGATRERLTKEDPELLEDERLKLVQFLETCSEAEV; this is translated from the exons ATGAATTGCCTTCAGAATCTTCCTAG ATCTTCAGTCTCACCTTTGTTGGGCTTTGGGGGCAATCAGAGAGatccttcttcgtcttctttgaAGATGCTG CTTCCCATCAGAGCCAATGATCCTAAATTGCGACTTGTTTTACAG GCGGTATCAGATTCGAAATCCAGCACAGATATGAGTGGTGGTGTTTccaaggaggaggaagagaaatCTGATGAATATAGCCAAGACATGACTCAAAAAATGGGTGCTG TATTAACCTACAGGCACGAGTTAGGAATGAACTACAACTTTCTTCGTCCAGATTTAATCTGTGGATCTTGCTTACAG ACTCCTGAAGATGTTGACAAGCTCCGTAAAATTGGAGTTAAAACCATATTTTGCTTGCAACAAGATCCTGACTTGGA ATATTTTGGAGTAGATATAAGGAGCATTCAAGCATATGCTAAGACATTTACTGATATTGAACATATTCGCTGCGAGATAAG AGACTTTGATGCATTTGATTTGAGAATGCGTCTACCTGCTGTGGTTAGTACACTGTACAAAGCTGTTAAGCGTAATGGAGGAGTTACATACGTTCACTGCACTGCTGGAATGGGAAGGGCTCCTGCTGTTGCG TTGACATACATGTTCTGGGTGCAAGGCTATAAACTTATGGAAGCGCATAAAATACTTATG AGCAAACGAACATGCTTTCCAAAGCTGGATGCTATCAGAAATGCAACAATTGACATT CTCACAGGACTCAAGAAGAAGACTGTTACTCTGACACTGAAAGACAAGGGTTTCTCCACAGTAGAAATATCTGGCCTTGACATCGGATGGGGACAG AGGATACCTCTGACACTGGACAAGGGAACAGGATTCTGGAGCCTAAAGAGGGAATTGCCT GAAGGACagtttgaatataaatatatcatagATGGGGAATGGACACACAATGAGCAAGAGCCGTTTACAGGACCTAACAAAGATGGTCATACCAATAACTACGCAAAA GTAGTGTATGATCCGACTAGCGTGGATGGAGCAACTAGAGAGAGGTTGACGAAGGAAGACCCTGAGCTTCTTGAGGACGAACGCTTGAAACTAGTCCAGTTCTTGGAGACTTGTTCTGAGGCAGAGGTTTGA